A region of Nocardioides alkalitolerans DNA encodes the following proteins:
- a CDS encoding ABC transporter substrate-binding protein: MAINRRTSLAALATAATLVAAGCASNQDNTGTNAEAADADTSTITIAIDVPFHPIFDYLMATSAPDFEEMGYDVEFEVLDATTQVPSFGRGDVDVITTVPSFQPRIEEQYGIDTTYFFPMARWTPGPELLVAPDSSVDSIDDLAGKSVAIAPLSSRFGAEQAAVAAATGDTIDTYFDLTETDAAAQELTLGRVDAAFVEAPATAPLLAEGYRPVFSVQEAFEEAFGDPAVMNGGFIASTDFVEKNPEFVDALVQLTQEAWTLYQDDPDTVIAEAADVSGIAPDQLTLVGEVLNLSGTTDEQKKVTEQDVATWTEIYPLLAESGFIESAPADPAALFQITGE; this comes from the coding sequence ATGGCCATCAACCGCAGGACCTCGCTCGCCGCGCTCGCCACCGCCGCCACGCTCGTCGCCGCCGGCTGTGCGTCCAACCAGGACAACACCGGCACCAACGCCGAGGCGGCCGACGCCGACACGTCCACCATCACGATCGCGATCGACGTGCCCTTCCACCCGATCTTCGACTACCTCATGGCGACCTCGGCTCCCGACTTCGAGGAGATGGGGTACGACGTGGAGTTCGAGGTGCTGGACGCGACCACGCAGGTGCCGTCGTTCGGGCGGGGCGACGTCGACGTCATCACCACGGTGCCCTCGTTCCAGCCGCGGATCGAGGAGCAGTACGGGATCGACACCACGTACTTCTTCCCCATGGCCCGGTGGACCCCCGGCCCCGAGCTGCTCGTCGCGCCGGACTCCTCCGTCGACTCGATCGACGACCTCGCCGGCAAGAGCGTCGCCATCGCGCCGCTCAGCAGCCGCTTCGGCGCCGAGCAGGCCGCCGTGGCCGCCGCCACCGGGGACACCATCGACACCTACTTCGACCTCACCGAGACCGACGCCGCGGCGCAGGAGCTCACGCTCGGCCGCGTCGACGCGGCGTTCGTCGAGGCGCCCGCCACGGCCCCGCTGCTGGCGGAGGGCTACCGCCCGGTCTTCAGCGTGCAGGAGGCGTTCGAGGAGGCGTTCGGCGACCCGGCCGTCATGAACGGCGGGTTCATCGCGAGCACCGACTTCGTCGAGAAGAACCCCGAGTTCGTCGACGCCCTCGTGCAGCTGACCCAGGAGGCCTGGACGCTCTACCAGGACGACCCCGACACCGTCATCGCCGAGGCGGCCGACGTCAGCGGCATCGCCCCCGACCAGCTGACCCTGGTCGGCGAGGTGCTCAACCTCTCGGGCACCACCGACGAGCAGAAGAAGGTCACCGAGCAGGACGTGGCCACCTGGACCGAGATCTACCCGCTCCTCGCCGAGTCGGGCTTCATCGAGTCCGCTCCCGCCGACCCGGCCGCGCTCTTCCAGATCACGGGCGAGTGA
- a CDS encoding DUF5302 domain-containing protein: MTDNSAPDDVKAKMREALKRKQAHEHPDDSVAGEGKAHGPEVAGGAAPQMHRRKAGGGGS, from the coding sequence ATGACCGACAACTCGGCACCGGACGACGTGAAGGCCAAGATGCGGGAGGCACTGAAGCGCAAGCAGGCCCACGAGCACCCCGACGACTCGGTGGCCGGCGAGGGCAAGGCGCACGGTCCGGAGGTCGCGGGCGGCGCGGCTCCGCAGATGCACCGGCGCAAGGCCGGCGGCGGGGGCAGCTGA
- a CDS encoding ABC transporter ATP-binding protein — translation MATTSAPMIAFRDVGKTYPKTTAPVMTGVDLEIERGELVALIGPSGCGKSTLLNLLAGLTDPTTGTIDVAGSAGTDELRSAYVFQNPRLLPWRSVRHNVEFGLEQAGVPGAERRRRADEALELVHLGEHGDKYPHQLSGGMQQRAALARGLALEPDLLLLDEPFGALDALTRSYLQEELLSIVRRFGTTTLLVTHDIDEALLLADRIVVMSSRPARIKRVVTVPFGRERALDSVLAHPQFVPLRHEIRELLRPEVAASDPTVEAGAPEVLSS, via the coding sequence ATGGCCACGACCTCGGCGCCGATGATCGCCTTCCGCGACGTCGGCAAGACCTACCCGAAGACCACGGCGCCGGTGATGACCGGCGTCGACCTCGAGATCGAGCGCGGCGAGCTGGTCGCGCTCATCGGACCGTCGGGCTGCGGCAAGTCCACGCTGCTCAACCTGCTCGCCGGTCTCACCGATCCGACCACGGGCACGATCGACGTGGCAGGCAGCGCCGGCACCGACGAGCTGCGCAGCGCCTACGTGTTCCAGAACCCGCGGCTCCTGCCGTGGCGCTCGGTGCGCCACAACGTGGAGTTCGGGCTCGAGCAGGCGGGCGTGCCCGGCGCGGAGCGGCGTCGGCGAGCCGACGAGGCGCTGGAGCTCGTCCACCTGGGCGAGCACGGGGACAAGTACCCCCACCAGCTGAGCGGCGGCATGCAGCAGCGGGCCGCGCTCGCGCGCGGCCTGGCCCTCGAGCCCGACCTGCTGCTGCTCGACGAGCCGTTCGGCGCGCTCGACGCGCTGACGCGCAGCTACCTGCAGGAGGAGCTGCTCTCGATCGTGCGCCGCTTCGGCACCACGACGCTCCTCGTCACCCACGACATCGACGAGGCGCTGCTCCTCGCCGACCGGATCGTCGTGATGTCGAGCCGGCCGGCGCGGATCAAGCGGGTCGTGACCGTGCCGTTCGGTCGCGAGCGCGCCCTCGACTCGGTGCTCGCGCACCCGCAGTTCGTGCCGTTGCGCCACGAGATCCGGGAGCTCCTCCGCCCGGAGGTGGCCGCCTCCGACCCGACGGTCGAGGCAGGCGCCCCGGAGGTGCTGTCGTCGTGA
- the glmS gene encoding glutamine--fructose-6-phosphate transaminase (isomerizing) has translation MCGIVGYVGARSAQDVVIEGLRRMEYRGYDSAGIALVADGTLAVDKRAGKLANLEKAIAEQALPASTIGIGHTRWATHGAPTDVNAHPHLGSHGRLAVVHNGIIENFAALRDRIEDEGITVVSETDTEIAAHLLELQLESGEDLTTAMQRVCSRLEGAFTLVAVDAQDPDRVVAARRNSPLVVGLGEGENFLGSDVAAFIEHTREALELGQDQVVTITREGVEVTGFDGSPAEGKQYHVDWDLSAAEKDGHDWFMRKEIFEQPRAVADSLLGRMGADGLLQLDEVRLSDDELRDIDKIIIIACGTSFYAGMVAKYAIEHWCRIPVEVELASEFRYRDPILNYSTLVVAISQSGETADTLQAIRHARVQKSKVLAICNTNGSTIPRESDAVIYTHAGPEIGVASTKGFLTQLVACYLLALYLAQVKGTRYGDEIHQIVRQLEAMPAHIQDVLDRADEVYALAREYVDATSVLFLGRHAGYPVALEGALKLKELAYLHAEGFAAGELKHGPIALVDEGLPVLCVVPSRGRDQLHDKMVSGIQEVRARGARTLCLAEVGDTAIEPYADVLFRLPKVPTLLQPLVATVPLQLFACELATAKGHDVDQPRNLAKSVTVE, from the coding sequence ATGTGCGGAATCGTGGGTTACGTCGGAGCTCGCTCGGCGCAGGACGTGGTGATCGAGGGGCTGCGGCGGATGGAGTACCGCGGCTACGACTCGGCCGGCATCGCACTGGTCGCCGACGGCACGCTGGCCGTCGACAAGCGCGCCGGCAAGCTCGCCAACCTGGAGAAGGCGATCGCCGAGCAGGCGCTGCCCGCCTCGACCATCGGCATCGGCCACACGCGGTGGGCGACCCACGGCGCGCCCACCGACGTCAACGCGCACCCCCACCTCGGCAGCCACGGGCGCCTCGCGGTGGTCCACAACGGCATCATCGAGAACTTCGCAGCGCTGCGGGACCGCATCGAGGACGAGGGCATCACCGTCGTCTCCGAGACGGACACCGAGATCGCCGCCCACCTCCTCGAGCTGCAGCTGGAGTCGGGCGAGGACCTGACGACCGCCATGCAGCGCGTCTGCTCGCGGCTCGAGGGCGCGTTCACGCTCGTCGCGGTCGACGCGCAGGACCCCGACCGCGTCGTCGCCGCCCGCCGCAACTCCCCGCTGGTGGTCGGCCTCGGCGAGGGCGAGAACTTCCTCGGCTCCGACGTCGCGGCGTTCATCGAGCACACCCGCGAGGCCCTCGAGCTCGGCCAGGACCAGGTCGTCACCATCACCCGCGAGGGCGTCGAGGTGACCGGCTTCGACGGCAGCCCGGCGGAGGGCAAGCAGTACCACGTCGACTGGGACCTCTCGGCCGCCGAGAAGGACGGCCACGACTGGTTCATGCGCAAGGAGATCTTCGAGCAGCCCCGCGCGGTCGCCGACTCGCTCCTGGGCCGCATGGGCGCCGACGGCCTGCTGCAGCTCGACGAGGTGCGGCTCTCCGACGACGAGCTGCGCGACATCGACAAGATCATCATCATCGCGTGCGGCACGTCGTTCTACGCGGGCATGGTCGCCAAGTACGCCATCGAGCACTGGTGCCGCATCCCCGTGGAGGTCGAGCTGGCGAGCGAGTTCCGCTACCGCGACCCGATCCTCAACTACTCGACCCTCGTGGTCGCGATCAGCCAGTCGGGCGAGACCGCCGACACGCTGCAGGCGATCCGTCACGCGCGCGTGCAGAAGTCGAAGGTGCTGGCGATCTGCAACACCAACGGCTCGACCATCCCGCGCGAGTCCGACGCGGTGATCTACACCCACGCCGGCCCCGAGATCGGCGTCGCCTCCACCAAGGGCTTCCTCACGCAGCTCGTGGCCTGCTACCTCCTGGCGCTCTACCTGGCGCAGGTGAAGGGCACGCGCTACGGCGACGAGATCCACCAGATCGTGCGCCAGCTCGAGGCCATGCCGGCGCACATCCAGGACGTGCTCGACCGGGCCGACGAGGTCTACGCGCTGGCGCGGGAGTACGTCGACGCCACGTCGGTGCTGTTCCTCGGGCGCCACGCGGGCTATCCCGTCGCCCTCGAGGGTGCCCTCAAGCTGAAGGAGCTGGCCTACCTCCACGCCGAGGGCTTCGCCGCCGGCGAGCTCAAGCACGGCCCGATCGCCCTCGTCGACGAGGGGCTGCCCGTGCTCTGCGTCGTGCCGTCCCGCGGCCGCGACCAGCTGCACGACAAGATGGTCTCCGGCATCCAGGAGGTGCGGGCCCGGGGGGCGCGCACCCTGTGCCTCGCCGAGGTCGGCGACACGGCGATCGAGCCCTACGCCGACGTGCTCTTCCGGCTGCCGAAGGTGCCGACGCTGCTGCAGCCGCTCGTCGCGACCGTGCCGCTGCAGCTCTTCGCGTGCGAGCTGGCGACCGCGAAGGGCCACGACGTGGACCAGCCGCGCAACCTCGCCAAGTCCGTCACGGTGGAGTGA
- a CDS encoding amidase, producing MTRVHAFRDDALGDLDAVGLAEHLAAGKVSAVEVVDAAIARCEAVGPTLNGLALDTYTRARRQARDPRAGFFSGVPTFVKDNVAVEGLPTQDGCDAFVARPAPKDGDFFRMYGATGVVPIGKSQLSEFGFSASAEHPRLGPVRNPWDPTRTAGASSAGSSAFVAAGVVPIAHANDGGGSIRIPAAACGLVGLKPTRNRFAQDKVFRDMPVRIVADGVVTRSVRDTAAYLREAERVYRNLALAPVGDITRPGTKRLRVAVVTTSIDTAASPEVREATLGVARLLEELGHHVVELEQPPVPPSFRDDFLLYWGFLSTFLVSTGRATHRGSWDPSRLDNLTRGLARYAARRMHRLPGAIARLARSERLSAAFFADHDVVLTPTVATTTPEIGHLDPMQDFDTVMTRLMDWVAFTPLQNATGEPAISLPLATGADGMPLGVMLGAGRGREATLLEVAYELEEARPFARIQG from the coding sequence ATGACGAGAGTGCACGCGTTCCGTGACGACGCCCTCGGCGACCTCGACGCCGTCGGCCTGGCGGAGCACCTGGCGGCCGGGAAGGTCTCCGCGGTCGAGGTCGTGGACGCCGCGATCGCCCGCTGCGAGGCGGTGGGACCGACGCTCAACGGCCTGGCCCTCGACACCTACACGCGGGCCCGGCGGCAGGCGCGCGACCCGCGCGCGGGGTTCTTCTCCGGGGTGCCGACGTTCGTCAAGGACAACGTCGCGGTCGAGGGACTGCCCACCCAGGACGGCTGCGACGCGTTCGTCGCCCGGCCGGCGCCGAAGGACGGGGACTTCTTCCGGATGTACGGCGCGACCGGCGTCGTGCCGATCGGCAAGTCGCAGCTCTCGGAGTTCGGGTTCTCGGCCTCGGCGGAGCACCCGCGGCTCGGTCCGGTGCGCAACCCGTGGGACCCGACGCGCACGGCGGGCGCGTCCTCGGCGGGGTCGTCGGCCTTCGTGGCGGCGGGCGTGGTGCCGATCGCGCACGCCAACGACGGGGGCGGCTCGATCCGCATCCCGGCGGCGGCCTGCGGCCTCGTGGGGCTGAAGCCCACGCGCAACCGCTTCGCGCAGGACAAGGTGTTCCGCGACATGCCCGTGCGGATCGTCGCGGACGGCGTGGTGACGCGGTCGGTGCGGGACACGGCGGCGTACCTCCGCGAGGCGGAGCGGGTCTACCGCAACCTCGCGCTCGCGCCCGTCGGCGACATCACGCGGCCCGGCACGAAGCGGCTGCGGGTGGCCGTGGTGACCACGTCGATCGACACGGCCGCGAGCCCCGAGGTGCGGGAGGCGACGCTCGGGGTGGCCCGCCTGCTCGAGGAGCTGGGCCACCACGTCGTGGAGCTCGAGCAGCCGCCGGTGCCGCCGTCGTTCCGGGACGACTTCCTCCTCTACTGGGGCTTCCTGTCGACCTTCCTCGTCTCGACCGGGCGGGCGACGCACCGCGGCTCGTGGGACCCGTCCCGCCTCGACAACCTGACCCGCGGGCTGGCCCGGTACGCCGCGCGACGGATGCACCGGCTCCCGGGGGCCATCGCGCGGTTGGCGCGCTCCGAGCGGCTCAGCGCCGCGTTCTTCGCCGACCACGACGTCGTGCTGACCCCGACGGTGGCGACGACGACGCCGGAGATCGGTCACCTCGACCCGATGCAGGACTTCGACACGGTGATGACGCGGTTGATGGACTGGGTGGCCTTCACGCCGCTGCAGAACGCCACGGGCGAGCCGGCGATCTCGCTCCCGCTCGCGACCGGCGCGGACGGGATGCCGCTCGGCGTGATGCTGGGCGCCGGCCGTGGTCGGGAGGCGACGTTGCTCGAGGTGGCCTACGAGCTGGAGGAGGCCCGGCCCTTCGCGCGGATCCAGGGGTGA
- a CDS encoding NAD(P)H-hydrate dehydratase, which translates to MRAAHTEAQVRAAEEALLTGLPPGALMQRAASGLAHAVLALLDGAYGRRVTLLVGGGNNGGDALFAGALLARRGASVDAVLLTASPHEAGLAALQAAGGRVRRDTAAPRELPDLVVDGIVGIGGRPGLRADAVAALEAHAPAGSGVTVVAVDVPSGVEVDTGRLPEDAHVRADVTVTFGTHKVAHLVDPAARACGVVQLVDIGLAPHLPAPAVEALQAADVAALLPRPDASSHKYSRGVVGVRAGSGRYPGAGLLAVAGAASGLVGMVRYVGDPTVLDRVREAHPEVVGVGRVQAWTVGSGGDNRAGAALRAALADEVPLVVDAEALRHLDAPVRREGGAPVPAVLTPHAGELAALLDVERAEVEADQLASARRAAERYDAVVLLKGSHSLVAHPDGRVRVNTSSTPWLATAGAGDVLAGLIGALLAGGLAPYDAASVGAWLHGAAATYASQGGPVVATQVAAAIPEVVRDLLT; encoded by the coding sequence ATGCGCGCCGCCCACACCGAGGCCCAGGTCCGTGCCGCCGAGGAGGCCCTGCTGACGGGCCTCCCGCCCGGGGCGCTCATGCAGCGGGCCGCCTCGGGGCTCGCCCACGCCGTGCTGGCGCTCCTCGACGGTGCCTACGGTCGCCGGGTCACGCTGCTCGTGGGTGGCGGCAACAACGGCGGCGACGCGCTCTTCGCGGGGGCGCTCCTCGCCCGTCGCGGCGCCTCGGTCGACGCGGTGCTCCTGACCGCGTCGCCCCACGAGGCCGGGCTCGCGGCGCTGCAGGCCGCCGGCGGCCGGGTACGGCGCGACACCGCCGCCCCCCGCGAGCTGCCCGACCTGGTGGTGGACGGGATCGTCGGGATCGGCGGCCGCCCGGGGCTGCGGGCCGACGCGGTGGCCGCGCTCGAGGCCCACGCACCCGCCGGTTCCGGGGTGACCGTGGTGGCCGTCGACGTCCCGAGCGGCGTGGAGGTGGACACGGGGCGCCTGCCCGAGGACGCGCACGTGCGCGCGGACGTCACCGTCACCTTCGGCACCCACAAGGTCGCCCACCTCGTCGACCCCGCCGCCCGCGCGTGCGGCGTGGTGCAGCTCGTCGACATCGGCCTCGCACCGCACCTGCCCGCCCCGGCCGTCGAGGCCCTGCAGGCGGCGGACGTGGCGGCGCTCCTGCCGCGCCCCGACGCGTCGTCGCACAAGTACTCCCGCGGCGTCGTCGGCGTGCGCGCCGGCTCGGGACGCTACCCGGGCGCCGGCCTGCTGGCCGTCGCCGGCGCGGCGAGCGGGCTGGTGGGGATGGTGCGCTACGTCGGCGACCCGACCGTGCTCGACCGCGTGCGGGAGGCCCACCCCGAGGTCGTGGGCGTCGGCCGGGTGCAGGCCTGGACGGTCGGCTCGGGCGGCGACAACCGCGCGGGGGCCGCCCTCCGTGCGGCGCTGGCCGACGAGGTGCCGCTCGTCGTCGACGCCGAGGCGCTGCGCCACCTCGACGCCCCGGTGCGCCGGGAGGGCGGCGCGCCCGTGCCCGCCGTGCTGACGCCCCACGCCGGGGAGCTCGCCGCCCTGCTCGACGTGGAGCGCGCCGAGGTCGAGGCCGACCAGCTCGCCTCCGCCCGCCGCGCCGCGGAGCGGTACGACGCGGTCGTGCTCCTCAAGGGCAGCCACAGCCTGGTGGCCCATCCCGACGGGCGGGTGCGCGTCAACACGAGCAGCACCCCGTGGCTGGCCACCGCCGGGGCGGGCGACGTGCTCGCCGGGCTCATCGGGGCCCTGCTGGCGGGCGGGCTCGCGCCGTACGACGCGGCGTCGGTCGGCGCCTGGCTGCACGGTGCGGCCGCGACGTACGCCAGCCAGGGCGGCCCCGTCGTGGCGACCCAGGTCGCCGCGGCGATCCCCGAGGTCGTCCGGGACCTGCTGACCTGA
- the coaA gene encoding type I pantothenate kinase, whose translation MSAAGDLATALDQGRDPTSPYVELDRSAWAALASATESPLTLEEVRRLRGLGTHLDLDEVRQIYLPLSRLLSLYVESAGQLHRRTEEFLARPQPRRTPFVIGVAGSVAVGKSTTARVLQELLARWPEHPNVALVTTDGFLYPNAELERRGLLTRKGFPESYDRRKLLKFVVDIKSGRDEVEAPIYSHLSYDVRRDEKVVVRHPDIVIVEGLNVLQPAIVREDGRTSLAVSDFFDFSVYVDAATSDIQRWYVERFLRLRETAFLDPASYFRKYATLSVEDAVAEATRIWGAINGPNLMQNVLPTRSRATLVLRKDRDHSVRYVRLRKL comes from the coding sequence ATGTCTGCCGCGGGCGACCTCGCCACCGCCCTGGACCAGGGCCGCGACCCCACGTCGCCCTACGTCGAGCTCGACCGGTCCGCCTGGGCGGCCCTCGCCAGCGCGACGGAGTCGCCGCTGACGCTCGAGGAGGTACGCCGCCTCCGCGGCCTGGGCACCCACCTCGACCTCGACGAGGTGCGGCAGATCTACCTGCCCCTCTCGCGCCTGCTCAGCCTGTACGTCGAGTCCGCCGGCCAGCTGCACCGCCGGACCGAGGAGTTCCTCGCCCGGCCGCAGCCGCGGCGTACGCCGTTCGTCATCGGCGTCGCGGGCTCCGTGGCCGTCGGCAAGTCCACGACGGCCCGCGTGCTCCAGGAGCTGCTCGCCCGCTGGCCGGAGCACCCCAACGTGGCGCTCGTGACGACGGACGGGTTCCTCTACCCCAACGCCGAGCTGGAGCGGCGCGGACTGCTCACCCGCAAGGGCTTCCCGGAGTCGTACGACCGGCGCAAGCTGCTCAAGTTCGTCGTCGACATCAAGTCGGGGCGCGACGAGGTCGAGGCGCCGATCTACTCGCACCTCTCCTACGACGTCCGCCGCGACGAGAAGGTCGTCGTGCGCCACCCCGACATCGTCATCGTCGAGGGCCTCAACGTGCTGCAGCCGGCGATCGTGCGCGAGGACGGCCGCACGAGCCTGGCGGTCAGCGACTTCTTCGACTTCTCCGTGTACGTCGACGCCGCGACGTCCGACATCCAGCGGTGGTACGTCGAGCGGTTCCTCCGCCTGCGCGAGACCGCGTTCCTCGACCCGGCGTCCTACTTCCGGAAGTACGCGACGCTGTCCGTGGAGGACGCCGTCGCGGAGGCCACGCGGATCTGGGGCGCGATCAACGGGCCCAACCTCATGCAGAACGTGCTGCCGACCCGGTCGCGCGCCACGCTCGTGCTGCGCAAGGACCGCGACCACTCGGTGCGGTACGTGCGGCTGCGCAAGCTCTGA
- a CDS encoding GntR family transcriptional regulator, with amino-acid sequence MPEHPEAFARAVRRSRPDRGGTAKYLAICRDVTEAIESGRLAPGSPLPSQKEMADHFGVTVMTLRQALGVLSDQGLLRVEHGRGTFVARRPYRLPIDVLTSFRASVEARGSTMGTQILSAEVVPAPPGVPVRMGLATDQVFALTRLRTVDGVPFVYTMSLLPVEIGTALRIDEVGGASLYDALAEQLGLRVDRAVETFHATAMATDAAAALGRSAGSPALVSSRITFTAEGVAVVDDRAIMPGDAVEISTERRVHDLPLQLVPTSRPDGDGAVGPS; translated from the coding sequence GTGCCTGAGCACCCGGAGGCCTTCGCGCGCGCCGTGCGCCGCAGTCGTCCCGACCGGGGCGGGACGGCCAAGTACCTGGCGATCTGCCGTGACGTCACCGAGGCGATCGAGTCGGGTCGCCTGGCGCCCGGCTCTCCCCTGCCGTCGCAGAAGGAGATGGCCGACCACTTCGGCGTCACCGTCATGACGCTCCGCCAGGCGCTCGGCGTGCTGTCCGACCAGGGCCTGCTGCGCGTCGAGCACGGCCGCGGGACCTTCGTCGCGCGGCGCCCCTACCGACTGCCGATCGACGTGCTGACCAGCTTCCGCGCGTCGGTCGAGGCCCGTGGCAGCACCATGGGCACGCAGATCCTCAGCGCGGAGGTCGTGCCGGCACCCCCCGGCGTCCCCGTGCGGATGGGCCTCGCGACCGACCAGGTCTTCGCGCTCACCCGCCTGCGCACCGTGGACGGAGTCCCCTTCGTCTACACGATGTCGTTGCTGCCGGTCGAGATCGGTACGGCGCTGCGCATCGACGAGGTCGGCGGGGCGTCGCTCTACGACGCCCTCGCCGAGCAGCTCGGGCTGCGGGTCGACCGGGCGGTGGAGACGTTCCACGCCACCGCCATGGCGACCGACGCTGCGGCCGCGCTCGGCCGGTCCGCGGGCTCCCCCGCCCTGGTCAGCAGCCGCATCACCTTCACCGCGGAGGGCGTGGCCGTCGTCGACGACCGCGCCATCATGCCCGGCGACGCCGTGGAGATCTCCACGGAGCGTCGGGTGCACGACCTCCCGCTCCAGCTCGTCCCCACGAGCCGGCCCGACGGCGACGGCGCCGTCGGACCCTCCTGA
- a CDS encoding holo-ACP synthase, whose product MPIVGVGVDVCDVGRFAASLERTPALRSRLFTTVETDGRSLESLAARFAAKEALAKALGAPGDLEWHDAAVLREAGAAPYLRLTGTVLARADALGVRSSHLSLTHDAGIATAFVVLEG is encoded by the coding sequence GTGCCGATCGTCGGCGTCGGGGTCGACGTCTGCGACGTGGGTCGTTTCGCCGCGTCGCTCGAGCGCACACCCGCGCTGAGGTCGCGCCTGTTCACGACCGTCGAGACCGACGGGCGCTCGCTCGAGTCGCTCGCCGCCCGCTTCGCCGCCAAGGAGGCGTTGGCGAAGGCCCTGGGCGCCCCGGGCGACCTGGAGTGGCACGACGCCGCGGTGCTCCGCGAGGCCGGGGCGGCGCCGTACCTGCGGCTCACCGGCACCGTCCTGGCCCGCGCCGACGCGCTGGGCGTGCGCAGCAGCCACCTCTCGCTCACCCACGACGCGGGGATCGCCACGGCGTTCGTGGTGCTGGAGGGCTGA
- a CDS encoding tryptophan synthase subunit alpha: MNRLTARLRGVRRSGRLFVLGFLPAGYPGRAGFAAGVAAAFDAGADALEIALPNPPLPLDGPLIQAAGQQGAAAISGPHEGLRLAALQRREPDQAVVALAYRHAAEQLGQQGLLQTCLDADVDAVLMPEHTFAEQIEAATAARRVGLEQVLFIHLEKDLALLRDLPFADPVVYVQSADLQTGGTFDPAKARERVTELRDALDGRDAHVLVGFGVRGPDEVELLGDTSADGAVIGTTLVAAAGEGAEAVRALVADVRRAAERGRPVRA; encoded by the coding sequence ATGAATCGTCTGACGGCCCGGCTGCGCGGTGTGCGGCGCAGCGGACGCCTGTTCGTGCTCGGCTTCCTGCCGGCCGGCTACCCCGGTCGTGCCGGCTTCGCCGCCGGCGTGGCCGCCGCGTTCGACGCCGGTGCCGACGCCCTGGAGATCGCTCTCCCCAACCCGCCCCTGCCCCTCGACGGCCCGCTGATCCAGGCCGCGGGCCAGCAGGGCGCCGCCGCCATCAGCGGGCCCCACGAGGGCCTGCGGCTCGCCGCTCTGCAGCGCCGCGAGCCCGACCAGGCGGTCGTCGCCCTGGCCTACCGGCACGCCGCCGAGCAGCTCGGTCAGCAGGGGTTGCTCCAGACCTGCCTCGACGCCGACGTCGACGCGGTCCTCATGCCCGAGCACACCTTCGCGGAGCAGATCGAGGCCGCCACCGCGGCCCGGAGGGTGGGGCTCGAGCAGGTGCTCTTCATCCACCTCGAGAAGGACCTCGCGCTCCTGCGCGACCTGCCCTTCGCGGACCCGGTGGTCTACGTGCAGTCGGCCGACCTCCAGACCGGCGGCACCTTCGACCCCGCCAAGGCGCGCGAGCGGGTGACCGAGCTGCGCGATGCCCTGGACGGGCGCGACGCCCACGTGCTGGTCGGGTTCGGGGTGCGCGGTCCCGACGAGGTGGAGCTGCTCGGCGACACCAGCGCCGACGGCGCCGTCATCGGCACCACGCTCGTCGCCGCCGCCGGCGAGGGCGCGGAGGCCGTGCGCGCGCTGGTCGCGGACGTCCGCCGGGCGGCCGAGCGCGGGAGACCCGTCCGTGCCTGA
- a CDS encoding ABC transporter permease, protein MSTDIEAGGRLAHPDGGVPGGPADSPRDPRRRGGRATQSAPSGARSRVRRWIRPARVVLAALVILLAWNLAAPHYPGYVLPAPIDVWTSFTSTWSRGVWIEEVWATLQHLLLAFGIVLVAGLPLGIVIGRSTIAEDLSRVVLVFLQTVPTIVLIALALVVAGASTSSVVGVTVAGSITYFLLNVIQGTRAIDQDLVDMARAYRASEGAIMRTVVLPAVVPYFLAGARITLGVAWQITLFAEYLMGAEGIGFQVSSAIKLLDTKAVFMWGLSVVAMTLVLEYGAFRPAERRLTRHVKKG, encoded by the coding sequence GTGAGCACCGACATCGAGGCGGGTGGGCGCCTGGCCCACCCCGACGGCGGGGTCCCGGGCGGTCCGGCCGACTCCCCGCGCGACCCGCGGCGACGGGGCGGGCGCGCGACGCAGAGCGCTCCCTCCGGGGCGCGCAGCCGGGTACGGCGCTGGATCCGGCCGGCGCGGGTCGTGCTCGCCGCGCTGGTGATCCTGCTGGCGTGGAACCTGGCGGCGCCGCACTACCCCGGCTACGTCCTGCCCGCGCCGATCGACGTGTGGACCTCCTTCACCTCGACGTGGAGCCGCGGGGTGTGGATCGAGGAGGTCTGGGCGACGCTGCAGCACCTCCTGCTGGCGTTCGGCATCGTGCTGGTCGCCGGGCTGCCGCTGGGCATCGTCATCGGTCGGTCGACGATCGCCGAGGACCTCAGCCGGGTCGTGCTCGTGTTCCTGCAGACGGTGCCGACGATCGTGCTGATCGCGCTGGCCCTCGTCGTCGCCGGCGCCTCCACCAGCTCGGTGGTCGGGGTGACCGTGGCGGGGTCGATCACCTACTTCCTGCTCAACGTCATCCAGGGCACCCGCGCCATCGACCAGGACCTCGTCGACATGGCGCGGGCCTACCGGGCCTCGGAGGGCGCCATCATGCGCACCGTGGTGCTGCCCGCGGTGGTGCCGTACTTCCTGGCCGGCGCCCGGATCACGCTGGGTGTCGCGTGGCAGATCACCCTGTTCGCCGAGTACCTCATGGGCGCGGAGGGCATCGGCTTCCAGGTGAGCAGCGCGATCAAGCTGCTCGACACGAAGGCCGTCTTCATGTGGGGCCTCAGCGTCGTCGCGATGACCCTGGTGCTCGAGTACGGCGCGTTCCGCCCGGCCGAGCGCCGCCTCACCCGTCACGTCAAGAAGGGCTGA